In one Sphingomonas sanguinis genomic region, the following are encoded:
- a CDS encoding EAL domain-containing protein, with protein MQPGYRSFCPDHPAFAIAMAFQPIMDVETGRPIAYEALVRGSKGEGAGDILTRIRPEERYDFDQQCRVAAIEGAVAAGLLDGGARLSINFLPDTVYSPLACLVLTLDAIRRLNVPHERLIFEFSEQADMGDGEHLKTILDTYHHMGFGTAIDDFGAGHAGLTLLGQVRTDYIKLDMALIRGIDQAMPRRMIIEGVMRIAEKMGIAIIAEGVETIGEYDALRALGVRYMQGYLIARPGFRCLPPGHLPEEPAWAASA; from the coding sequence ATGCAGCCTGGGTATCGCAGCTTTTGTCCCGATCATCCGGCCTTCGCCATCGCGATGGCGTTTCAGCCGATCATGGATGTCGAGACGGGACGACCCATCGCCTATGAAGCGCTGGTCCGGGGCAGCAAGGGCGAGGGCGCCGGCGATATCCTGACGCGGATCAGGCCCGAGGAACGCTACGACTTCGACCAGCAATGCCGGGTCGCCGCGATCGAGGGCGCGGTGGCGGCGGGGCTGCTCGACGGCGGTGCGCGGCTGTCGATCAATTTCTTGCCCGACACCGTCTATTCCCCGCTCGCCTGTCTGGTGCTGACGCTGGACGCCATAAGGCGGCTGAACGTGCCCCATGAGCGGCTGATCTTCGAGTTTTCCGAACAGGCCGATATGGGCGACGGCGAACATTTGAAGACCATCCTAGACACCTATCACCATATGGGCTTCGGCACCGCGATCGACGATTTCGGCGCGGGCCATGCCGGGTTGACGCTGCTGGGCCAGGTCCGGACGGATTACATCAAGCTCGACATGGCGCTGATCCGGGGCATCGACCAGGCCATGCCCCGCCGCATGATCATTGAGGGCGTGATGCGGATCGCGGAGAAGATGGGCATCGCGATCATCGCCGAAGGGGTCGAGACGATCGGCGAATATGACGCGCTGCGGGCGCTGGGCGTGCGGTACATGCAGGGCTATCTGATCGCACGGCCGGGCTTCCGCTGCCTGCCGCCGGGGCATTTGCCGGAGGAACCGGCCTGGGCGGCGAGTGCCTGA
- a CDS encoding HU family DNA-binding protein — MNKQELIATVADSSGLARGDAVKAVDAVFESITAALKKGDEVRLVGFGTFSVSKRKASTGRNPRTGEPMTIKASSQPKFKPGKLLKDSVN; from the coding sequence ATGAACAAGCAGGAGCTGATCGCCACCGTCGCCGACTCCTCGGGCCTGGCTCGCGGCGATGCGGTCAAGGCGGTCGACGCCGTGTTCGAGTCGATCACCGCCGCGCTGAAAAAGGGCGATGAAGTCCGTCTGGTCGGTTTCGGTACCTTCTCGGTCTCCAAGCGCAAGGCCTCGACCGGCCGTAACCCGCGCACCGGCGAGCCGATGACCATCAAGGCGTCGTCGCAGCCCAAGTTCAAGCCGGGCAAGCTGCTGAAGGACTCGGTCAACTAA